CCGTATGCCGCGGCTGCCGCCGCTTCAGTCATGAGGTGGTGGACTGGAACGCCTACAGCGAGGATGAAAAACGTATCGTCTGGCGTCGTCTGGACCAGTTGCTCACGCTGGTGGTGCGCAACTACTTCCAGGTCTTGGACGGTGAGCGGCTGGCGGCGCAACTGGACTACCAGAATCTGCGCTACCAGCGGCAAATGTCACCGGAAGGCTGGGTCCCTGAGCTGCTCAAGGCCGCCGGTCGACAGCCGCTCCGATATGAGGATTACGGGCTGCAACCGTTGCCCACCGCCGATGGCCTCACGCCACGGGAGCTTTACGACGTGATCAGCCGTGAATGCCACGCCCTCAACCAGGCCCATTATGACCGCTCCTTCGCCCGCCCGGTGCGGAGCACCGGCGACCTGATCCTGCGCGCCGCCCAGGAAAAAGGGCTGGTGGGCAGTAGCGACTGAATCCCGGCGCCCGTCACCGCACGCCGCCCAGACCCTCCCACGCCACCGCCGCGGCCAGCAGAATCAAGGCCGCGCCGGCGCCCCGTTCCACCCAGGCCAGCCGGCGCCCGAACACGCTCATCCAGCGTGGCTGAGCCGCCAGCCACGCCACCAGCAAGTCCCAGCCCAGCACCACGGTCACCATCCACAGTGCATAGCCCAATTGGATCGTTAACGCACTGCCATTCGCTGCCAGAAGTGAAAACAGGCTGGCGTAGAACAAGGCGTTCTTGGGGTTGAGAATGGCCGAAGCGAAGCCCATGCCCAAGCCGCGCAGGCGGCCACCGGTACCGGCCACGGGCAGCGGCGCCGCCGGCAGACTCAGGGGCGCGGCCGAGCGGATAAGGCGAACGCCGAGGTAAAACAGGTAACCGGATCCGGCCCACAGCACCACCATGAACAGAGGGCTTCCCGGCCTCAGAACCGAGAAACCGGCCAGCGCCAGGGCGATGAAGACGCCGTTGGCCAGGGCCACTCCCAGGCACACACCGGCGGCACTGCGCCAGCCCTCCACCAAGGCACTACGCAGAATCAAAAAGAAATCCGGACCGGGGCTGAGCAACGCCAGGAAATGGGCGCCGGCCACCATAAGAAACTGCTCCAAAGCATTGCCTCCCGACAGACAGGGAGGGGCATGCTAGCGGCGCGGGAATGGATGGGATTGTAGAAAATTGCGAGGAGAGCCGGCGGTCAGCCGTCCACGGCCACCCGTCGGTATTGCCCCGGTGTCGCCGCCACCCGTTCCTTGAACGCCCGCTGAAAATGGCTCTGGTCGGTAAACCCCAATGTCTGTGCCACATCCGCTGGCGCCAGCCCGGCCCGCAACAAGGCCCGGGCACGGTCTATGCGCTGGTCCAGCCCATAGGCGTGGGGAGTGAGGCCCAGATGGCGGCGAAAGCGGCGGATCAGTTGATAGCGGCTGAGGCCGTTGGCAGCGGCCAGATCGTCCAGCGGAATCGTCTGGTCGGCGTCACGCAATGCCCGGCGCGCGGCCTCCAGCTCTCCGGGTTCGCCGGTTTGCTCCCCTTCCAGAGGTTCGCCGCGCCACCATTGAGCGCGCAGGAAGCCGGTCAGGTGACGCTCCTTGAGCGCCGGCGAGGCCGCCGAGAACAGACATCGATTGAGCTTGCAGAAAGCGGCGTAGGCCACCGGGTCCCGGCCCACTTCCACCCGTCGCGGTGGGATCTCCCCCAGTATCTGTCCGAGCCAGCGAGGATCCAGATAGAGCATCTGGTAACTCCAGTCTCCGCCTGCGGCCGGATTGCAGGCGTGCACCTGTTCATCGGGAATACTGATCAAGGTGCCGGGCAACAGAACGCGGCTGACCCCCAGGCTGGTGAAGCGGCTGCGTCCGCCATCCACCACCCCGATGGACCAGGTGCGATGGCTGTGGGCGCGGTAGCAGGCGCGACTGCGACAGGCCCGGCGGCTCTCCACGAACGGCAGCGCCGGGTCACGCCAGAATTGAGCGGGGGGCATGGGGGCTCCGTTCTCGGCTTGGAGCCCCAGTTTACGCTATTTGATCGCCACCGGGTTCACCGGCGCGCCGGTGCCGCCTTCCATCTTCAGCGGCGCCGCCACCAGCAGGAAGTCGTACTTGCCGTCCTCGGCGCTGTCCGCCGCCAGATCATCAAGCCAATAGATCTCCGAGAGCACCACCCCCAGGTCGCGGATGAACGCACCGTGTAGGGGAATGATCACGGTCTCGCCATCAATTTCCTGGACTACTTTTTCGATGGCCAGATTGTCGGCGGCAATCATCGGGATTTCCATCTGATCCACCCAGTTCACCAACTCCGTGCTGTAACACAGACCCGGCTCGGTATTGGCGTCCCACTCGGCATCGGGCTCTTCTTCCCAGAAGCGGGCGATGGAACCGGTGCGGATCACCAGAATGTCGCTCTTGTTGATTTTCACCTTCTGCGCCTTGGCGGTGTCCTGCAGGTCCCGCAGGCTGATACAGGTGTCGGGCGCCAATCGATAGGGTGCGTTCTTGTTCTGA
This sequence is a window from Alloalcanivorax dieselolei B5. Protein-coding genes within it:
- a CDS encoding DUF1289 domain-containing protein, with amino-acid sequence MSTSRIRTPCIGVCSTVFGDTVCRGCRRFSHEVVDWNAYSEDEKRIVWRRLDQLLTLVVRNYFQVLDGERLAAQLDYQNLRYQRQMSPEGWVPELLKAAGRQPLRYEDYGLQPLPTADGLTPRELYDVISRECHALNQAHYDRSFARPVRSTGDLILRAAQEKGLVGSSD
- a CDS encoding helix-turn-helix transcriptional regulator, producing MPPAQFWRDPALPFVESRRACRSRACYRAHSHRTWSIGVVDGGRSRFTSLGVSRVLLPGTLISIPDEQVHACNPAAGGDWSYQMLYLDPRWLGQILGEIPPRRVEVGRDPVAYAAFCKLNRCLFSAASPALKERHLTGFLRAQWWRGEPLEGEQTGEPGELEAARRALRDADQTIPLDDLAAANGLSRYQLIRRFRRHLGLTPHAYGLDQRIDRARALLRAGLAPADVAQTLGFTDQSHFQRAFKERVAATPGQYRRVAVDG
- a CDS encoding LysE family translocator, producing the protein MEQFLMVAGAHFLALLSPGPDFFLILRSALVEGWRSAAGVCLGVALANGVFIALALAGFSVLRPGSPLFMVVLWAGSGYLFYLGVRLIRSAAPLSLPAAPLPVAGTGGRLRGLGMGFASAILNPKNALFYASLFSLLAANGSALTIQLGYALWMVTVVLGWDLLVAWLAAQPRWMSVFGRRLAWVERGAGAALILLAAAVAWEGLGGVR